Below is a genomic region from Granulicella sp. L56.
ATCTCACCGAAGTCGTCAACGCCTGCATCACCCTGCTCAACGATCCCCACGCCGGCATCGACGCCGTGCTTGAGCACGTCAAAGGTCCGGACTTCCCCACCGGTGGCTACCTCTACGGTCGCTCCAATATCGCCCAGACCTACAAGACTGGCCGTGGCCGCTTCATCATGCGCTCCAAGTGCAGCATCGAGAACATCTCTGGCGGCCGTCAGGCCATCATCGTCACCGAGATCCCCTACCAGGTCAACAAGTCCCGCCTCATCGAGCGCATCGCCGAGCTGGTCAATGAAGGCGTCATCACAGACATCGCCCGCGACGAGTTCCGCGACGAGAGCGACCGCGACGGCATGAGAATCCACATCGGCCTCAAGCGTGGATCCGAGTCGCAGATCGTCCTCAACCAGCTCTACAAGCACACCCAGATGCAGGAGAGCTTCTCCATGATCTTCCTCGCCGTTCACAACGGCCAGCCGAAGGTCATGCCGCTCGACTACGCCATCCGCGCCTTCCTCGACCATCGCGTCGAAGTCGTCCGCCGCCGCACCGCATTCCTGCTCGGCAAAGCCCGCGACCGCGAGCACATTCTGCTCGGCTACCAGATCGCGCTCGACCATCTCGACAACGTCATCAAGATCATCCGCCAGTCCGGCAGCCGCCCCGAAGCCCGCGAGCGCCTCTTCCAATACTTCAGCGGCAAGTCGATCAACCTGCGCGGCACCGAGCTGGCAGGCGTCACCCTCGACCCGGCGAAGTACAACGTCGACATGACCTTCTCGACCACCGGCACGCTGATCCTCAGCTACCGCCAGGTCGACGCCATCCTCGAACTGCAACTCTACCGCCTCACGCAGCTCTCCATCGACGAGCTCCTGAAAGAGCTGGCCGAGGTCCGCGGCAACATCGAAGAGTTCGAGTCCATCCTCGCCAGCGAAAAGAAGCTCCGCAAAGTCATCGTCAAAGAGCTTGAAGACGTTCGCGACCGCTACGGCGATCCTCGCCGCACCCAGATCGTCGACGAGACCACCGAGCTTCAGCTCGAAGACCTCATCACCGACGAGCAGGTCGCCGTCACCGTCTCCAACACCGGCTACCTCAAGCGCACGCCCATCTCTATCTATAGACAGCAGCGTCGCGGAGGCACCGGCCGCCTCGGCATGAAGACCCGCGAAGAGGACTTCGTCGCCCAGCTCATCATCGACTCCACCCACGCCTATCTGCTCTGCTTCACCAACACCGGCCGCGTCTACTGGCTCAAGGTCTACGAAGTCCCCGACATCGGCGCCGCAGGCAAGGGCAAGGCCATGGCCTCGCTCGTCGCCCTCCAGCCCGGCGAAAAAGTCGTCACCATTCTTCCCGTCCGCGACCTCAACGAAGAGAGCAAGTACATCCTCTTCGCCACGCGCAACGGCACGGTGAAGAAGACCGCCCTCAAGGACTTCTCGAACGTCATGGCCCGCGGCATCATCGCCATCAACATCGACAAGGAAGACGAGCTCATCACCGCCCGCATCACCGACGGCCAGCAGGTCATCTTCCTCGCCACCCACGACGGCATGGCCATCCGCTTCAACGAGACCGACCTCCGCTCCATGGGCCGCCCTGCCACCGGCAACCGCGGCATCGCGCTCAAAAAGGGAGACTACGTCATCGGAGCAGCTGTCACGCCTTCCACCGAAGCCCGCCACGCCAAGCGCCGCGAGCTGGCCGAGAAGAAGGGCCTCGCCGACGCACTCGAAGCCGCCATCGACGACGCAGCCGCCACCCCGCTCGACCTCTCCGGCAACCCCGAAGACGTAGCCGAGCCCGCCCGCACCGAAAAGCTCGACAAGCTCGACAAGGAGCTCGGCCTCACCCCCTGCCTCATCCTCTCGGTCACCGAAAACGGCTACGGCAAGCGCACCGACGTCGACCAGTACCGCCTCCAGACCCGCGGCGGCAAGGGCGTCATCAACGTCAAAACATCGACGAAGAACGGCAAGGTCACCGAGATCAACCTCGTCGACGAGACCAGCGAGCTGATGGTCATCAGCCAGTTCGGCAAGATCATCCGCATCGACACCAAATCGATCCGCGCCGCAGGCCGCAGCACGATGGGCGTCAAGCTACTCGACCTCGACTCCCAGGACAAAGTAGCCGCCGCCGTAGTCATCCCCCCCGAAGAAGCCAAGATCCAACTCGAAGAGGGAACACTGTTGCAGTAGCCATCGTTGCTGTTCTTGTTGTCATCCCCTGAAAGGGGATCTGCGTTTGTATTGCTTAAGGGCACGGCTGAAGCCGTGCCCTTAAGCAAAGATTTTTGAAGAAATGAATACTTTAGACTGTGGCACTTTAGTATTCAAGACTTGAAGATTTTAGTTGTGAAAACTCACAATATATCTTTAGGCTCCGTCATTGCTTCGCTGCGGAACAAATCACATATCTCACAAGAAGAACTGGCAGCGCGAGCTGGGGTTCACCGCACTTACATCAGCCAGCTTGAACGCGACCTAAAATCGCCCACAGTCGATACACTCAAGAACATCGCGCTTGCTTTAGGTATAAAAACCAGCCGCTTGATTCGACTCACCGAGGGAAACCCCGATGAGTTATAGGATGAAGAAGGCATTTGCAACTGAGTGCGGAT
It encodes:
- the gyrA gene encoding DNA gyrase subunit A is translated as MADDQNPQLPLGSSSDSPNTPPDGPPSTVQGRGAAFMLSINIEDEMRRSYLDYSMSVIIGRALPDVRDGLKPVHRRVLYGMAEMGLQFNKKYTKSAKVVGHVMGNYHPHGDASIYDTMVRMAQPFALRYPLVDGQGNFGSVDGDPPAAMRYTESRMTRIAGEMLADIDSDTVDFAPNYDESTLEPTVLPARIPNLIVNGSGGIAVGMATNIPPHNLTEVVNACITLLNDPHAGIDAVLEHVKGPDFPTGGYLYGRSNIAQTYKTGRGRFIMRSKCSIENISGGRQAIIVTEIPYQVNKSRLIERIAELVNEGVITDIARDEFRDESDRDGMRIHIGLKRGSESQIVLNQLYKHTQMQESFSMIFLAVHNGQPKVMPLDYAIRAFLDHRVEVVRRRTAFLLGKARDREHILLGYQIALDHLDNVIKIIRQSGSRPEARERLFQYFSGKSINLRGTELAGVTLDPAKYNVDMTFSTTGTLILSYRQVDAILELQLYRLTQLSIDELLKELAEVRGNIEEFESILASEKKLRKVIVKELEDVRDRYGDPRRTQIVDETTELQLEDLITDEQVAVTVSNTGYLKRTPISIYRQQRRGGTGRLGMKTREEDFVAQLIIDSTHAYLLCFTNTGRVYWLKVYEVPDIGAAGKGKAMASLVALQPGEKVVTILPVRDLNEESKYILFATRNGTVKKTALKDFSNVMARGIIAINIDKEDELITARITDGQQVIFLATHDGMAIRFNETDLRSMGRPATGNRGIALKKGDYVIGAAVTPSTEARHAKRRELAEKKGLADALEAAIDDAAATPLDLSGNPEDVAEPARTEKLDKLDKELGLTPCLILSVTENGYGKRTDVDQYRLQTRGGKGVINVKTSTKNGKVTEINLVDETSELMVISQFGKIIRIDTKSIRAAGRSTMGVKLLDLDSQDKVAAAVVIPPEEAKIQLEEGTLLQ
- a CDS encoding helix-turn-helix domain-containing protein, with protein sequence MKILVVKTHNISLGSVIASLRNKSHISQEELAARAGVHRTYISQLERDLKSPTVDTLKNIALALGIKTSRLIRLTEGNPDEL